A single Sporosarcina sp. FSL W8-0480 DNA region contains:
- a CDS encoding GNAT family N-acetyltransferase, protein MKIKEIEMRSGLTVIVRTLFSEDLNPIMELQKKVIGALADTSFLQPLSEEEFLTILGGNGAMIGAFHDDKLIGFRAMLKPEIDGEHLGLDAGLSKSELPNVLYSEVSSVDPDYRGNGLQQILGKLLLDAIDTQHHRYVFATVAPFNIASLKDKFALGMHIVSLKEKYGTLLRYTMMKEIGKNVDENQPNIIVDMSDIEKQQSLLSEGWIGVSIEQNNGSWIVNYQKWIQNFTVPVK, encoded by the coding sequence ATGAAAATTAAAGAAATTGAAATGAGAAGCGGTCTTACAGTCATCGTGAGAACTTTGTTCAGTGAAGATCTTAATCCCATTATGGAATTACAGAAAAAAGTGATCGGAGCACTTGCGGACACTTCCTTCCTTCAACCATTGTCCGAAGAGGAATTTCTTACTATCCTTGGCGGCAATGGCGCGATGATCGGAGCGTTTCATGATGACAAGCTAATAGGATTTAGAGCAATGCTTAAACCGGAAATTGATGGAGAACATTTAGGATTGGATGCAGGATTAAGCAAGTCCGAATTGCCGAATGTCCTGTATTCCGAAGTATCTTCTGTAGATCCTGATTACAGAGGGAACGGTTTGCAACAGATACTTGGGAAACTATTATTGGATGCTATTGACACACAGCACCATCGCTACGTTTTTGCGACGGTCGCGCCATTTAATATTGCCAGTCTGAAGGATAAATTTGCTTTAGGGATGCACATCGTATCCTTGAAAGAAAAGTACGGAACCCTCCTCCGTTACACGATGATGAAAGAGATCGGTAAAAATGTTGATGAAAATCAGCCAAACATTATAGTCGACATGTCCGATATCGAAAAGCAACAATCACTGTTGAGTGAAGGTTGGATAGGTGTCAGTATTGAACAGAATAACGGATCCTGGATTGTAAATTATCAAAAGTGGATTCAAAATTTTACCGTTCCAGTCAAATAG
- a CDS encoding VOC family protein, whose translation MAINVYLNFNGNCRQAAEFYAEVFNTEKPQIMTFGEAPPNPEYPLPEEAKDLVMHTRLNINGSNVMFSDTFPGWPFIQGNNVSLAFVSNDIEEIKRVFDRLKEGGKVAMDLQETFWSKSYGTLQDQFGIEWQLSHEE comes from the coding sequence ATGGCTATCAATGTATATCTGAATTTTAACGGAAATTGTAGGCAAGCAGCGGAGTTTTATGCGGAAGTGTTCAATACGGAAAAACCCCAAATCATGACATTTGGGGAAGCACCACCAAATCCGGAATATCCGCTGCCGGAAGAAGCAAAGGATTTGGTAATGCACACACGATTGAATATTAACGGAAGCAATGTCATGTTTTCGGATACTTTCCCCGGTTGGCCATTTATTCAGGGGAATAATGTAAGCTTGGCTTTTGTTAGTAATGATATTGAAGAAATCAAAAGAGTATTTGACAGGTTGAAAGAAGGCGGCAAAGTAGCAATGGATCTACAAGAGACCTTCTGGAGCAAAAGCTATGGCACATTGCAAGACCAATTTGGCATTGAATGGCAACTTAGTCACGAAGAGTGA